One Rhodospirillales bacterium DNA segment encodes these proteins:
- the ddpX gene encoding D-alanyl-D-alanine dipeptidase has product MLVEITPEAFGIEIDLIYATARNFTGAPIYRHPACLLHADTADLLRRAVERAAPLGLRLKVFDAFRPSEAQWMLWRYLPDANYIGDPRRGSPHSMGAAVDLTLIDAASGAELDMGTGFDDMRPHSWHGDGTISATAQRNRMLLLGIMSCAGFDFFRNEWWHYQLFKPRGRYPVLSDSASPIRIM; this is encoded by the coding sequence ATGCTGGTCGAGATCACACCGGAGGCGTTCGGCATCGAGATCGACCTGATTTATGCCACGGCGCGAAATTTCACTGGCGCGCCGATTTACCGCCATCCCGCCTGCCTTTTGCATGCCGATACGGCGGATTTGCTGCGCCGGGCGGTCGAACGCGCCGCGCCGCTGGGACTGCGCCTCAAGGTTTTCGATGCTTTTCGACCGTCGGAAGCGCAGTGGATGCTGTGGCGTTATCTCCCCGACGCGAATTACATCGGTGATCCGCGGCGGGGGTCGCCGCACAGCATGGGGGCGGCGGTCGACCTGACGCTCATCGATGCTGCCAGCGGCGCCGAACTCGACATGGGAACCGGGTTCGACGACATGCGGCCTCACTCGTGGCACGGCGACGGGACGATATCGGCGACGGCGCAGCGGAACCGCATGCTGCTTCTCGGCATCATGTCCTGCGCCGGGTTCGATTTTTTTCGCAACGAATGGTGGCATTATCAGCTTTTCAAACCGCGCGGGCGTTATCCGGTCCTTTCGGACAGCGCATCGCCGATTCGCATAATGTAG
- the msrA gene encoding peptide-methionine (S)-S-oxide reductase MsrA, with translation MWLRSKTKAVLPTLSEALPGRQEEMTVADRHVVTGHPLRPPFPEGLQQAIFGLGCFWGAERKFWTVSGVWTTAVGYAGGHTANPTYEEVCSGRTGHAEVVLVVFDPRTVRYEDLLTVFWESHDPTQGMRQGNDVGTQYRSAIYATVPTQRVLAETSREHFQETLTRAGFGPITTEIIDAPKFYYAEDYHQQYLAKNPYGYCGLGGTGLTCPSGLDAEVRNER, from the coding sequence GTGTGGTTGCGTTCGAAGACCAAGGCCGTTCTGCCAACGCTGAGCGAAGCGCTGCCGGGACGGCAGGAAGAAATGACGGTCGCCGACCGCCATGTCGTCACCGGCCATCCGCTCCGTCCGCCGTTCCCCGAAGGGTTGCAGCAGGCGATCTTCGGCCTCGGCTGCTTTTGGGGCGCCGAGCGCAAATTCTGGACCGTTTCCGGCGTGTGGACGACGGCGGTCGGCTACGCCGGCGGCCATACCGCCAATCCCACCTACGAGGAGGTATGCAGCGGCCGCACCGGTCACGCCGAGGTCGTCCTCGTCGTCTTCGATCCGCGGACCGTCCGCTACGAGGACCTGCTGACCGTCTTCTGGGAGAGTCACGACCCGACGCAGGGCATGCGCCAGGGCAACGACGTCGGTACGCAGTACCGCTCGGCGATCTACGCCACGGTCCCGACGCAACGCGTCCTCGCCGAAACATCCCGCGAGCACTTCCAGGAGACGCTCACCCGCGCCGGGTTCGGGCCGATCACCACCGAGATCATCGACGCGCCGAAGTTCTATTACGCCGAGGATTATCACCAGCAGTATCTGGCCAAGAACCCTTATGGCTATTGCGGCCTCGGCGGCACCGGACTCACCTGCCCCTCCGGCCTCGATGCCGAGGTGCGGAACGAGCGGTGA
- the trpS gene encoding tryptophan--tRNA ligase, which translates to MKRIFSGIQPTGHLHLGNYLGAIHNWVRLQDEFECIFCVVDLHAITVWQDPAELRANTRRIAAAMLASGIDARRHIVFNQSQVAAHAQLAWVFNCVARLGWLNRMTQFKEKAGKHRENASVGLYAYPNLMAADILAYKATHVPVGEDQKQHLELTRDIAQKFNTDFAKDVFPIPEPLIFGPATRVMSLRDGKAKMSKSDPSENSRINMTDDADIIRRKIQKATSDPDLLPETPDGLTARPEAANLLGIYAALAGETLEQTCARFAGAMFSAFKQQLADLAVDRLAPIAAEMRRLEAEPAHLDAILADGAARAAAIAAPILREVYDTLGFLDPSASQCT; encoded by the coding sequence ATGAAACGCATCTTTTCCGGCATCCAGCCGACCGGCCACCTGCATCTCGGAAACTACTTGGGCGCCATCCATAATTGGGTGCGGTTGCAGGACGAGTTCGAGTGCATTTTCTGCGTCGTCGACCTGCACGCGATCACCGTTTGGCAGGACCCGGCCGAGCTGCGAGCGAACACCCGCAGAATCGCCGCGGCAATGCTGGCATCGGGCATCGATGCGCGACGGCATATCGTCTTCAACCAGAGCCAGGTTGCCGCCCACGCCCAGCTTGCCTGGGTGTTCAACTGCGTCGCCCGCCTCGGCTGGCTCAACCGGATGACCCAGTTCAAGGAGAAGGCCGGCAAGCACCGGGAAAACGCCTCCGTCGGACTTTACGCCTATCCCAACCTGATGGCGGCGGACATTCTCGCCTACAAGGCGACGCACGTGCCGGTCGGCGAGGACCAGAAGCAGCACCTGGAATTGACCCGCGACATTGCCCAGAAGTTCAACACCGATTTCGCCAAGGACGTCTTTCCGATACCCGAGCCGCTGATTTTCGGGCCGGCGACCCGGGTGATGTCGCTGCGCGACGGCAAGGCGAAGATGAGCAAGTCCGATCCGTCGGAGAATTCGCGGATCAATATGACCGACGACGCCGATATCATTCGCCGCAAGATCCAAAAGGCGACGTCGGACCCCGACCTTTTGCCCGAGACCCCGGACGGACTTACGGCGCGCCCGGAGGCGGCCAATCTTCTCGGTATCTACGCGGCGCTCGCCGGCGAGACGCTCGAGCAAACCTGCGCCCGCTTCGCCGGCGCGATGTTCTCGGCGTTCAAGCAGCAACTCGCCGATCTCGCCGTCGACCGACTTGCGCCGATCGCCGCCGAAATGCGGCGCCTGGAGGCCGAACCGGCTCATCTTGATGCGATTTTGGCGGACGGCGCGGCCAGGGCTGCCGCCATCGCCGCGCCAATTCTACGTGAGGTTTATGATACCCTCGGTTTCCTCGACCCTAGCGCGTCGCAATGCACTTGA
- a CDS encoding cysteine hydrolase has translation MTASQLLIIDVQNGFLTEWTAHVPARVASLQESFDFVVATRLYNPQKSLYRKLIGWTAFSLGSSDTQLAFTPRDNATIIDKSVYSCVNEAFVERLRREGISRVHLCGISTDGGVLASAIDLFEAGIEPVVLAHACGSSAGHAEHQTGLQVLRRMIGDKQVIGS, from the coding sequence ATGACGGCAAGTCAGTTGCTCATCATCGATGTTCAAAACGGCTTTCTCACCGAATGGACGGCGCATGTGCCTGCGCGCGTCGCCTCGTTGCAGGAGAGTTTTGATTTCGTCGTTGCAACACGATTGTACAACCCGCAGAAATCATTGTACCGCAAGCTGATCGGTTGGACCGCTTTTTCCCTAGGCTCGAGCGATACGCAACTTGCCTTCACACCGCGCGACAATGCGACCATTATCGATAAATCGGTTTACTCCTGCGTAAACGAAGCGTTCGTCGAACGCCTGCGCCGTGAGGGCATTTCGCGAGTGCACCTGTGCGGAATCTCCACGGACGGCGGCGTGCTGGCGAGCGCCATCGACCTGTTCGAGGCGGGAATCGAGCCGGTGGTTCTGGCGCATGCCTGCGGATCGAGCGCCGGACACGCCGAACACCAGACGGGACTGCAGGTCTTGCGGCGAATGATCGGCGACAAGCAGGTCATCGGCTCGTAG
- the tsaB gene encoding tRNA (adenosine(37)-N6)-threonylcarbamoyltransferase complex dimerization subunit type 1 TsaB has translation MRILAIDTATGACSVALRRDGRPGYERFAVMPRGHAEALMPMVLGALDAEHCDFSALDLIAVTVGPGGFTGLRVGLATARGIALAAGIPCLGVTTLESIADAAAITEGRLLVALDSKRGDLYVQAFGQAFGQAFEQGAPMAAPQCLSPLAAAEIWANRAEHGSLHLAGNGAAALAEALRAVGTEGAIIAGTDYPRAACVAACAERRWLAGERPTLPPAPLYLAPPATGPATRTQGGAVGGTNAEPPADGDLSR, from the coding sequence ATGAGAATACTCGCCATCGATACCGCGACGGGCGCGTGTTCCGTCGCGCTGCGGCGTGACGGCCGTCCGGGATACGAGCGCTTCGCGGTGATGCCCCGCGGCCACGCGGAGGCGCTGATGCCCATGGTGCTGGGTGCCCTCGACGCCGAGCACTGCGATTTTTCGGCGCTTGACCTCATCGCGGTGACGGTTGGACCAGGGGGGTTCACCGGCCTGCGCGTCGGGTTGGCCACCGCCAGGGGTATCGCGCTGGCCGCCGGCATCCCCTGCCTTGGTGTCACAACACTGGAATCGATCGCCGATGCGGCGGCGATCACTGAAGGTCGGCTGCTCGTCGCGCTCGACAGCAAACGCGGCGATCTCTACGTCCAAGCGTTCGGGCAAGCGTTCGGGCAAGCGTTCGAGCAGGGCGCGCCGATGGCGGCGCCTCAATGCCTTTCCCCGTTAGCGGCGGCGGAGATCTGGGCGAATCGCGCGGAGCACGGATCGCTGCATCTTGCCGGCAACGGCGCGGCGGCGCTCGCCGAGGCACTTCGCGCCGTGGGTACGGAGGGCGCCATCATCGCCGGCACGGATTATCCGCGAGCCGCGTGCGTCGCGGCCTGCGCCGAGCGGCGCTGGCTCGCCGGCGAGCGCCCCACCTTGCCGCCGGCACCACTCTATCTCGCGCCACCCGCCACGGGACCTGCGACCAGAACCCAGGGCGGAGCTGTGGGCGGCACCAACGCCGAGCCGCCGGCCGATGGCGATTTGTCACGATGA
- the murJ gene encoding murein biosynthesis integral membrane protein MurJ, giving the protein MSLLRSILTIGGLTSISRVFGFIRDTLIAAFLGAGPVADAFFVALRFPNLFRSLFAEGAFSAAFVPIFVGTLTTDGRDQALAFAERAMAVLTTVLLVFVLAVEILMPLAMMALAPGFIGTQTFDLAVTFSRLTFPYLLFISLTALQGGVLNALGRFAAPAATPILLNLSLIAALTGTGPLMPTPGHALAWGLVIAGIVQFLWLMGSCGREGVWLRMPAPRLTPDVRRLLRRALPVAFGAGVYQVNVMTGTVLASLLPSGAVSYLFYADRLSQLPYGIIGVAVSTALLPLLSRQLRTGDAAGALHSQNRALEFAIFLMLPAAAALVVLAAPIIDVLFRRGAFSPADVSETAAALAAFAVGLPALMLVKSLTPGFYAREDTSTPVKIAALSAVVNVAVAAALMGPMKHVGIALAASIANWLNAVLLAVVLYRRGFLRTDARLRARVPRTLLATAAMTGALWGLGRLTEPWLAGAFVARAAVLAALIAAGIASFGLFAHMLGAVRREEVLALFRRGQRAA; this is encoded by the coding sequence ATGTCGCTTCTCCGCTCCATCCTCACCATCGGCGGCCTGACGTCGATCAGCCGGGTCTTCGGTTTCATCCGCGATACGCTGATCGCAGCGTTCCTCGGTGCGGGACCCGTCGCCGATGCATTCTTTGTCGCCTTGCGGTTTCCCAACCTCTTCCGCTCGCTGTTCGCCGAAGGCGCCTTTTCCGCGGCGTTCGTGCCGATCTTCGTCGGCACACTGACCACCGACGGCCGCGATCAGGCGCTAGCCTTCGCCGAGCGGGCAATGGCGGTGCTGACGACGGTCCTGCTGGTCTTCGTGCTCGCCGTCGAAATTCTGATGCCGCTGGCGATGATGGCCCTTGCGCCCGGCTTCATCGGCACCCAGACGTTCGATCTTGCCGTCACGTTTTCCCGGCTCACCTTTCCTTATTTGCTGTTCATCTCGCTGACGGCGCTTCAAGGCGGCGTACTGAACGCGCTCGGCCGATTCGCCGCGCCGGCAGCGACGCCGATCCTGCTCAACTTATCGCTGATCGCCGCGTTGACCGGAACCGGCCCGTTGATGCCGACCCCGGGACATGCGCTCGCCTGGGGTCTGGTGATCGCCGGAATTGTGCAGTTCCTGTGGCTGATGGGCAGTTGCGGGCGCGAGGGGGTATGGCTGCGCATGCCGGCGCCGCGACTGACCCCGGACGTCCGGCGCCTGCTCCGACGCGCCCTGCCGGTGGCGTTCGGGGCCGGAGTCTACCAGGTCAACGTCATGACGGGGACCGTGCTCGCCTCGCTGCTGCCGTCCGGCGCCGTTTCCTACCTGTTCTACGCCGACCGGCTGAGCCAGCTTCCCTATGGCATCATCGGCGTTGCCGTCAGCACCGCGCTGCTGCCGCTTCTGTCCCGTCAGCTTCGCACCGGCGACGCGGCGGGGGCGTTGCACAGCCAAAACCGGGCGCTGGAATTCGCCATCTTCCTCATGCTGCCGGCGGCGGCGGCGCTGGTCGTGCTGGCGGCGCCGATCATCGATGTTCTCTTTCGCCGCGGGGCGTTCAGTCCCGCCGACGTGAGCGAAACCGCAGCAGCGCTCGCCGCGTTCGCCGTCGGCCTGCCGGCGTTGATGCTGGTCAAATCGTTGACCCCGGGATTTTATGCCCGGGAAGACACCTCGACGCCGGTCAAAATCGCCGCCCTCAGCGCGGTGGTCAACGTCGCCGTCGCGGCGGCATTGATGGGACCAATGAAGCATGTCGGCATCGCGCTTGCCGCGTCGATCGCGAACTGGCTGAACGCCGTCCTTCTCGCCGTCGTGCTCTACCGGCGGGGCTTCTTGCGCACCGACGCGCGCCTGCGCGCCCGCGTGCCGCGCACGCTCCTCGCCACCGCCGCGATGACCGGCGCACTGTGGGGCCTGGGGCGGCTGACGGAGCCCTGGCTCGCCGGCGCATTCGTTGCCCGCGCGGCGGTGCTGGCGGCGCTCATCGCCGCCGGCATCGCCAGTTTCGGGCTGTTCGCCCACATGCTGGGAGCGGTGCGACGGGAGGAAGTCCTGGCATTATTCCGCCGCGGCCAGCGCGCCGCTTGA
- a CDS encoding [protein-PII] uridylyltransferase, translated as MYRIHNRRAIINRKALIAELDEQVRSWGSVSARARANVLQIFKAALYRGVGEIRGRFEADHIKGAEVVQANAFLVDQLVRCIYDFAGTSVYPPGPGDAADTMTITATGGYGRGELAPFSDIDVMFLLSAPTSRLERIVEYVLYILWDSGLQVGHATRTIDECVRLSKDDLTIRTSLLETRWLWGSKPLFHHFEQRFRSDVVAGTSVAFVEQKLAERDSRHERMGDSRYVLEPHNKEGKGGLRDLQTLFWIVKYLYHVKNVGGLVELGVFTEADARQFRRAENFLWTVRCCLHYVAGRPEERLTFNVQELIANRLGYHDRPTGRGVERFMKHYFRVTKTVGDLTRILCAVLEDEHKKPRRRFRLPSLSRALFRRLPPGLIIDGGRLALDGAEALERDPVLFLRLFYEAQRQGLDIHPQALRLVHQNLRMVDAKLRASPEANRLFVSMLTHESGAELALKRLGEAGVFGRFIPDFGRVVSQMQYDMYHVYTVDEHTIRAIGILNRIERGELREQHPAATAALGEIRSRRALYLAVLLHDIAKGRGGEHCELGADIAFQLAPRLGLDDWESETVAWLVRRHLLMSRTAFKRDIDDWKTVVDFTANVQSPERLRMLLILTNVDIRAVGPNIWNAWKCGLLDELYYRALEELEMAAGQPAVRRTQRVERAKGRLRDVLVDWDDETRETYISRGYSDYWLGFRVDEHARHFELMRRADRAGTALCVQARPHPSRDVTEITIYAPDHAGLFAQIAGAISLSSASIVGAKVVTLANSMALDVFLIQDLSGRPFDSDDRLQRLSMRIEAAVVGNMQPAQELRDMRERALPSRTGVFKVAPRVIFDNKASATHTVIEVNGRDRPGFLHDVTSTLTALGLQIVSAHISTYGERVVDVFYVKDVFGLKIEHGQKLRRLEHRLLEAIVPAEERDGMAEEAQTESVAAE; from the coding sequence ATGTACCGCATTCATAATCGTCGCGCCATCATCAATCGAAAGGCGCTGATCGCCGAGCTTGACGAGCAGGTCCGTTCCTGGGGATCGGTCAGCGCCCGCGCGCGCGCCAATGTCCTGCAAATCTTCAAGGCTGCGCTCTATCGCGGCGTCGGCGAGATCCGCGGCCGGTTCGAGGCCGACCACATAAAGGGCGCCGAGGTCGTCCAGGCGAACGCGTTTCTCGTCGACCAGCTCGTTCGCTGCATCTACGACTTCGCCGGCACTTCCGTCTATCCACCGGGCCCTGGGGACGCGGCGGATACGATGACGATCACCGCGACAGGCGGCTACGGGCGCGGCGAACTCGCGCCCTTTTCCGACATCGACGTGATGTTCCTGTTATCGGCGCCGACGAGCCGGCTTGAGCGGATCGTCGAGTACGTCCTTTACATCCTTTGGGATTCCGGACTGCAGGTCGGTCACGCGACGCGGACGATCGATGAGTGCGTGCGGCTGTCGAAAGACGACTTGACCATCCGCACCAGCCTGCTCGAAACACGCTGGCTGTGGGGCTCGAAGCCGCTGTTCCACCATTTCGAGCAGCGGTTCCGCAGCGATGTGGTCGCCGGGACCAGCGTTGCCTTCGTCGAGCAGAAGCTCGCCGAGCGGGATTCCCGGCATGAGCGCATGGGCGATTCCCGATACGTCCTCGAACCGCACAACAAGGAGGGAAAGGGCGGCCTGCGCGATCTTCAGACCCTGTTCTGGATCGTCAAGTATCTTTACCACGTCAAGAACGTGGGTGGGCTGGTCGAACTCGGCGTCTTCACCGAGGCGGATGCCCGCCAGTTCCGCCGCGCCGAGAATTTTCTGTGGACCGTCCGTTGCTGCCTGCACTACGTCGCCGGCCGCCCGGAAGAGCGCCTGACGTTCAACGTGCAGGAACTCATCGCCAACCGCCTCGGCTACCATGACCGGCCGACCGGACGCGGCGTCGAGCGCTTCATGAAGCACTACTTCCGCGTCACCAAGACCGTCGGCGACCTGACGCGAATCCTCTGCGCCGTCCTCGAGGACGAGCACAAGAAGCCGCGGCGGCGCTTCCGCCTGCCGTCGCTGTCGCGCGCGCTGTTTCGCAGGCTTCCCCCCGGATTGATCATCGATGGGGGCCGCCTTGCTCTCGATGGCGCGGAGGCACTGGAGCGCGATCCCGTACTGTTCCTGCGGCTGTTCTACGAGGCGCAGCGCCAGGGTCTGGATATCCACCCGCAGGCTCTGCGCCTGGTGCATCAGAACCTCCGCATGGTCGATGCCAAGCTGCGCGCCTCACCCGAAGCCAATCGTCTGTTCGTCAGCATGCTGACCCACGAGAGCGGCGCGGAGCTAGCGCTGAAGCGCCTGGGGGAAGCCGGCGTGTTCGGCCGGTTCATTCCCGACTTCGGCCGGGTCGTCTCGCAGATGCAGTACGATATGTACCACGTCTACACCGTGGACGAGCACACCATCCGGGCGATCGGCATCTTGAACCGGATCGAGCGCGGCGAGCTGCGCGAGCAGCATCCGGCGGCGACGGCGGCGCTGGGCGAGATTCGTTCACGCCGCGCCCTTTATCTCGCCGTTCTACTGCACGATATCGCCAAGGGGCGCGGCGGCGAGCATTGCGAACTCGGCGCGGACATCGCGTTTCAGCTCGCGCCGCGCCTTGGCCTCGACGACTGGGAGTCGGAAACCGTGGCGTGGCTTGTCCGCCGGCACCTGCTGATGAGCCGGACCGCGTTCAAGCGCGATATCGACGACTGGAAGACCGTCGTCGATTTTACCGCCAACGTTCAGTCGCCCGAGCGCCTGCGCATGCTGCTGATCCTGACCAATGTCGATATTCGCGCCGTCGGCCCCAACATTTGGAACGCATGGAAGTGCGGCCTGCTCGACGAACTCTACTACCGGGCGCTCGAGGAACTGGAGATGGCGGCGGGCCAACCGGCGGTGCGGCGGACGCAGCGCGTCGAGCGGGCCAAGGGACGGCTTCGCGACGTCCTCGTCGACTGGGATGACGAGACCCGCGAGACCTACATCAGTCGCGGCTATTCCGACTACTGGCTAGGATTCCGCGTCGACGAGCACGCGCGCCACTTCGAGCTGATGCGCAGGGCCGACCGCGCCGGCACGGCCCTGTGCGTCCAGGCGCGCCCGCACCCGTCGCGCGACGTCACCGAGATCACCATCTATGCCCCCGATCACGCCGGCCTGTTCGCCCAGATCGCCGGGGCGATTTCGCTGTCCAGCGCCTCGATCGTGGGGGCGAAGGTGGTCACGCTCGCCAACAGCATGGCGCTCGACGTCTTTCTGATCCAAGACCTGTCCGGGCGCCCGTTCGACAGCGACGATCGCCTGCAGCGCCTCAGCATGCGCATCGAAGCTGCGGTCGTCGGCAACATGCAGCCGGCACAAGAGCTGCGCGATATGCGTGAGCGTGCCCTTCCCAGCCGAACGGGAGTATTCAAGGTCGCGCCTCGGGTCATCTTCGACAACAAGGCGTCGGCCACCCATACGGTGATCGAGGTCAACGGCCGCGACCGGCCCGGCTTCCTCCACGACGTCACCTCGACGCTGACCGCGCTCGGGCTTCAGATCGTCAGCGCGCACATCTCGACCTACGGCGAGCGCGTCGTCGACGTCTTTTACGTCAAGGACGTCTTCGGGCTGAAGATCGAACACGGCCAGAAGCTGCGCCGGCTGGAGCATCGCCTGCTCGAGGCCATCGTGCCCGCCGAAGAACGCGACGGCATGGCCGAGGAAGCGCAAACCGAATCGGTCGCTGCGGAATAG
- a CDS encoding malonic semialdehyde reductase, which yields MTTPVDDVALDTLFRHGRTHSAWSEGTVSVERLQAVWDLAKLGPTSANCSPLRIVFVVSPEAKAKLKPALLPGNVEKTMLAPATAIFAHDLAFYERLPQLFPHTDARAWFVGNDALIESTAFRNGSLQSAYFMLAARALGLDCGPMSGFDGAAVDAAFFAGTTVRSNFLCNLGFGDAAKLKPRNIRLGFDEACQVV from the coding sequence GTGACGACACCAGTGGACGACGTTGCCCTTGATACGCTGTTTCGCCACGGCCGCACGCACAGTGCGTGGTCCGAGGGGACGGTAAGCGTCGAACGGCTGCAGGCGGTTTGGGACCTCGCCAAGCTCGGACCCACAAGCGCCAACTGCAGCCCGCTCCGCATCGTCTTCGTAGTCTCGCCGGAGGCGAAGGCGAAGCTGAAGCCCGCGCTCCTGCCGGGCAACGTCGAGAAAACGATGCTGGCGCCGGCGACGGCGATCTTCGCCCATGACCTCGCGTTCTATGAGCGTTTGCCGCAGCTCTTTCCTCACACGGATGCCCGCGCGTGGTTCGTCGGCAACGATGCGCTGATCGAATCCACGGCTTTTCGCAACGGCTCGCTGCAAAGTGCGTATTTCATGCTGGCGGCGCGGGCCCTCGGGCTCGACTGCGGCCCGATGTCCGGCTTCGACGGCGCCGCTGTCGACGCGGCGTTTTTCGCCGGAACAACGGTGCGATCGAACTTTCTGTGCAACCTCGGCTTTGGCGACGCCGCGAAGCTCAAGCCGCGCAATATCCGCCTTGGGTTCGACGAAGCCTGCCAGGTGGTTTAA
- a CDS encoding NifU family protein, with translation MFIQTELTPNPSTLKFLPGRTVMPEGTANFTALDQAISSPLASRLFAVDGVCGVFLGSDFVSVTKDSAPEWDVMKPIILAAIMDHFTSGDAIIVEGATIGGHDGSDDDEIVSQIKELLETRVRPAVAQDGGDIIFRSFEDGIVYLHMQGACSGCPSSTATLRNGIENMLRYYVPEVVEVRPAD, from the coding sequence ATGTTCATCCAGACCGAACTTACCCCTAACCCTTCGACGTTGAAGTTTCTGCCGGGTCGCACTGTGATGCCCGAGGGCACGGCGAACTTCACCGCGCTGGACCAAGCCATCAGCTCGCCGCTGGCATCGCGCCTGTTCGCTGTCGACGGCGTGTGCGGTGTCTTTCTCGGCAGCGACTTCGTCTCGGTTACGAAGGATTCGGCCCCGGAATGGGACGTCATGAAGCCGATCATTCTCGCCGCGATCATGGACCACTTCACCTCCGGCGACGCGATCATCGTCGAGGGAGCCACGATCGGCGGCCACGACGGCAGCGATGACGACGAAATCGTCTCTCAGATCAAGGAACTGCTCGAAACGCGCGTGCGTCCGGCGGTCGCTCAGGATGGTGGCGACATCATCTTTCGCAGCTTCGAGGACGGGATCGTCTATCTGCACATGCAGGGCGCCTGCTCCGGGTGCCCGAGCTCGACGGCGACCTTACGCAACGGCATTGAAAACATGCTGCGCTATTATGTTCCCGAGGTCGTCGAAGTTCGCCCGGCCGATTAA